ATGCTCCACCGCTTGTGCGGGCCCCCGTCAATTCATTTGAGTTTTAACCTTGCGGCCGTACTCCCCAGGCGGTCAACTTAATGCGTTAGCTGCGCCACTAAAATCTCAAGGATTCCAACGGCTAGTTGACATCGTTTACGGCGTGGACTACCAGGGTATCTAATCCTGTTTGCTCCCCACGCTTTCGCACCTCAGCGTCAGTATCAGTCCAGGAGGTCGCCTTCGCCACTGGTGTTCCTTCCTATATCTACGCATTTCACCGCTACACAGGAAATTCCACCCCCCTCTACCATACTCTAGCTCGCCAGTTTCGGATGCAGTTCCCAGGTTGAGCCCGGGGCTTTCACATCCGACTTAACGAACCGCCTACGCGCGCTTTACGCCCAGTAATTCCGATTAACGCTCGCACCCTCCGTATTACCGCGGCTGCTGGCACGGAGTTAGCCGGTGCTTATTCTGTCGGTAACGTCAAAACAGCAAGGTATTAACTTACTGCCCTTCCTCCCCACTGAAAGTGCTTTACAATCCGAAGACCTTCTTCACACACGCGGCATGGCTGGATCAGGCTTTCGCCCATTGTCCAATATTCCCCACTGCTGCCTCCCGTAGGAGTCTGGACCGTGTCTCAGTTCCAGTGTGACTGATCATCCTCTCAGACCAGTTACGGATCGTCGCCTAGGTGAGCCATTACCTCACCTACTAGCTAATCCGACCTAGGCTCATCTGATAGCGCAAGGCCCGAAGGTCCCCTGCTTTCTCCCGTAGGACGTATGCGGTATTAGCGTTCCTTTCGAAACGTTGTCCCCCACTACCAGGCAGATTCCTAGGCATTACTCACCCGTCCGCCGCTGAATCAAGGAGCAAGCTCCCGTCATCCGCTCGACTTGCATGTGTTAGGCCTGCCGCCAGCGTTCAATCTGAGCCATGATCAAACTCTTCAGTTCAATACTGCTTGGGTTTTTAAGAAACCCTAAACTTGGCTCAGCAATCTCAAATGACTATGTGATTTCTCGCATGGCCACTTGTGATGCTGATAATCTTGGCGACTATCAGTCCGTACTCACAAGCACCCACACGAATTGCTTGATTCAATTTGTTAAAGAGCGTTTGGCTGAGAGCGTTTCGTCTCAACCGAGGTGCGCATTCTACGCTTTCCTCATTTACTGTCAAGCGTTTATTTTGAGGTTTTTAACGAAGAACTCGTTTCACTTCAAACACTTGACTCGCTGCGATCTCTCGTAGCGGGAGGCGAATCATACAGCGTTGCAACCTGCTGTCAACTGCCTTTTCCACCGCTGCCGATCGTTAGACCGAAGCACCTCCGCCACCCTCTTCAACAATCAACTCATTGATATTCAAGGAGTTTTTCGTTCCGATGTCGCTGGAAGTGGGGCGCATTATAAGGGGATCTGAAAGCCCGTCAACCGTTAATTTCATAAAAATCAAAAAGATCGCCTCAGAAGCCCTGGTACCTATATAAGCAGCCCCAAAACAAAAGCGGGGAGGCCTACCGGCCTCCCCGCTTCTATATAGCTACACCACCGCGCCATCACTCAGCCTTGAGGCTGACCCGGGCAAACGCCTTTTTGCCCGCCTGGCACACATGGGTCGCACCAATCACGAACATGAAATCACGATCGACCACCGCGCCATCTACCTTGACCGCACCAGCGCCGAGCAAATCCCGCGCCTGCGCCGAGTTCTTCACCAGGCCAGCCCGGTTCAGCACGGCGGCGATCGGCAGATCTTCAGCGGCGACCACTTCGATCTCCGGCAGGTCCTCCGGCAACTCGCCTTCCTTCATGCGATTGCCCGCGGCACGGTGCGCATTGGCCGCAGCCTCTTCACCATGAAAGCGGGCAACGATCTCCTCGGCCAGCTTGATCTTGATGTCGCGCGGGTTGGCGCCATTTTCTACATCCGCTCTGAACTGATCGATCTCTTCCATCGAACGGAAGCTCAACAGCTCGAAGTAACGCCACATCAAGGTATCAGGAATCGACACAAGCTTGCTGTACATCACCCCGGGTGCTTCCTGGATACCGACATAATTGCCCAGCGACTTGGACATCTTCTTAACGCCATCCAGCCCTTCGAGCAGCGGCATGGTGACGATGTTCTGCGCCTCCTGACCGTAGGCGCGTTGCAGCTCGCGCCCCATCAGCAGGTTGAACTTCTGGTCGGTGCCACCTAGCTCGACATCGGCCTGCAAGGCGACGGAGTCGTAACCCTGCACCAGCGGATAGAGGAACTCATGGATCGCGATCGGCTGGTTGGTGGTGTAGCGCTTGTCGAAGTCGTCGCGCTCGAGCATGCGCGCCACGGTGTACTGCGAGGCCAGGCGAATGAAGTCGGCAGGCGTGAGCTTGTCCATCCAGGTGGAGTTGAACGCCACCTCGGTCTTGGCCGGATCGAGGATCTTGAACACCTGCTGCTTGTAGGTCTCGGCGTTGTCCAGCACCTGCTCGCGGGTCAGCGGCGGACGGGTGGCACTCTTGCCGCTCGGATCACCGATCATGCCGGTGAAGTCGCCGATCAGGAAGATGACCTGATGCCCCAGCTCCTGGAACTGGCGCAGCTTGTTGATCAGCACCGTGTGCCCCAGGTGCAGGTCGGGCGCGGTTGGATCGAAGCCCGCCTTGATGCGCAGCGGCTGGCCGCGCTTGAGCTTCTCCACCAGTTCCGATTCGACCAGTACCTCTTCCGCACCGCGCTTGATAAGCGCCAGCTGCTCTTCAACCGACTTCATAGACAGACCCGCAACGCTAGGATTCAAGGGGAGCCAACCATACAAGATCGGCCATCAAATACAAGTTTCGCAAAGGATTGTGACCCGAACGGCGCACCGCAACGTCTACGCGCCCTTGCGTGAGAATGGATTTGGTTATATTTTATACAGTTATTTCATCTTCATCATGTCATTCATCTTTTCCATTTCACCTTTTTCAAAGTCACCTTATCTATGACCAACGAAACGCCTAAAGCGCCCCCGCTTTATCCGAAAAGCCATCTGTTGGCCGCCAGCGGCATTGCCGCCCTCCTCAGCCTGGCCTTGCTGGTCTTCCCTTCCAGCGAAGTGGAAGCCAAGAAAACCACCCTCAGCCTGGAGCTCGAGAGCCCGGCAGAACAGCTCAAGGACGAATCCCGCAGCACCCCCCTCGTAGAGGCCGGGCAGAGCAGCGACTCGCCATTCGCCCAGATCGACGGCGCCGAGCCCGAGACCGCCAAGGCGGAACCGGCCCCTGCCTCCAAACCAGAAGAGAAGACGCCAGGCCACCGTGAAGTGGTGGTCAGCCGCGGCGATACGCTTTCGACCCTGTTCAACAAGGTCGGCCTACCGGCCAACGTCGTGCACGACGTGCTGGCGAGCAGCAAGCAGGCCAAGCAGTTCAGCCAGCTCAAGCACGGCCAGGTGCTGCAGTTCGAACTGGACAAGGATGGACAGCTGACCAGCCTGCACAGCAAGGTCAGCAATCTCGAGACCATCCGCCTGAACAAGACCGACAAGGGCTTCGCCTTCGAGCGCGAGATCAGCAAGCCGGTGGTCCGCACCGCCTACGCCCATGGCGTGATCAAGAGCTCGTTGTCCGCCTCCGCCCAGCGCGCTGGCCTGTCCCACAGCATGACCATGGACATGGCGCGCATCCTCGGCTACGACATCGACTTCGCCCAGGACATCCGTCCTGGCGACGAATTCGACGTGGTCTACGAGCAGAAGATGATGGACGGCAAGGTGGTCGGTACCGGCAATATCCTCTCCGCCCGCTTCACCAACCGCGGCAAGACCTACACCGCCGTGCGCTACACCAACAAGCAAGGCAACACCAACTACTACACCGCCGACGGCAACAGCCTACGCAAGGCGTTCATCCGCACCCCGGTGGACTTTGCTCGCATCAGCTCGCGCTTCTCGGCAGGGCGCAAGCACCCGATTCTCAACAAGATCCGTGCGCACAAGGGCGTCGACTACGCCGCACCGCGCGGCACGCCGATCAAGGCCGCCGGCGACGGTCGCATCGAGCTGGCCGGCCGCCGCGGCGGCTACGGCAACACCGTGATCATCGCCCACGGCAATTCCTACAAGACGCTCTACGGCCACATGCAGGGTTTCGCCAAGGGCATCAAGACCGGCTCCAGCGTCAAGCAGGGACAGATCATCGGCTACATCGGCACCACCGGCCTGTCGACCGGCCCACACCTGCACTACGAGTTCCAGGTCAACGGTGTCCACGTCGACCCGCTGAGCCAGAAGGTGCCGATGGCCGACCCGATCGCCAAGGCCGAGCGCCAACGCTTCAACCAGCAGAGCCAGCCCCTGATCGCCCGCATGGATCAGGAAAAGGCCACCCTGCTCGCCGCCAACAAGCGCTGACATGGCGCTCTACCTGGGGGTGATGTCCGGCACCAGCCTTGATGGCCTGGACATCGCCCTGATCGAACAAGACGAGCAGCTGCGGCTGCTCGCCACCCATTACATCCCCATGCCCGTAGACCTGCGCCAGGACCTGCTCGGCCTCTGCGCCAGCGGCCCCGACGAGATCGCCCGCGCGGCCCTGGCGGAAAACCGCTGGGCCACCCTGGCGGCCCAAGGCATCAATCACCTGCTGGCCGCCGAGGGCCTGGCCCCCGACGCCATTCGCGCCATCGGCAGCCACGGCCAGACGGTTCGCCATGAGCCGGCCCGTGGTTTTACCGTGCAGATCGGCAACCCGGCCCTGCTGGCCGAGCTCACTGGCATCTGCGTGGTGGGTGACTTCCGGCGCCGCGACGTGGCGGCGGGTGGCCAGGGCGCACCGTTGGTGCCAGCGTTTCACGAAGCCCTGTTCAGCCATCTCGGCCAGCGCCTGGCGATCCTCAACGTGGGGGGCTTCAGCAACCTGAGCCTGATCGAGCACGACCAGCCGGTACATGGCTTCGACTGCGGCCCGGGCAATGTGCTGCTGGATGCCTGGATCGAACGCAAGCAGGGTCAAGCGTTCGATGCCGACGGTGCCTGGGCGGCCAGCGGTAGCGTCCGCCAGGACCTGCTGAGCGCCCTGCTGAGCGACCCGTTCTTCGCCGGCAGCGGCCCGAAGAGCACCGGGCGCGAGGTATTCAACCTGCCCTGGCTGGACGCCCATTTGGCGCGCCTGCCGGCGTACCGTGACGAAGATGTCCAGGCCACCCTGCTGGAGCTGACGGCGCGCAGCATCATCGACTCGCTGCGCCAGGCCCAGGACGACACCGAGGCCCTGCTGGTCTGCGGCGGGGGCGCGCGCAACGGTGCCTTGATGGCGCGCCTGGCAACCCTGCTGCCGGCTGCCGAGGTCGCCAGCACCGCCGCACATGGTGTGGACCCCGACTGGGTCGAGGCCATGGCCTTCGCCTGGCTGGCCCATTGCTGCCTGGAGAATATCCCGGCCAATCGTCCCAGCGTGACCGCCGCCCGCGGCCTGCGCATCCTCGGCGCGATCTACCCCGCCTGAACAACCGGCAGAATGCAAAACGCCGCGCAATTGCGCGGCGTTTTCACAGCAGGGTCCAGATCAGATCGAGAACGACGAACCGCAACCGCAGGTGGTGGTGGCGTTCGGGTTCTTGATCACGAAGCGCGAACCTTCCAGGCCTTCCTGGTAGTCGACTTCGGCACCGGCCAGGTACTGGAAGCTCATCGGATCGACGACCAGGGCGACACCTTCACGCTCGACGATGGTGTCGTCATCGGCCACCTCCTCATCGAAGGTGAAGCCGTACTGGAAGCCCGAGCAGCCGCCGCCCGTCACGAACACACGCAGCTTCAGCCGGTCGTTGCCCTCTTCGCTGACCAAGGTCTTGACCTTGTGCGCAGCCCCGGGGGTGAATTCCAAAGCCGTGGGGGTGAAGGTTTCGACACTCATGTTGATTCTCCCGGCGCAGTGCCGCCATAAAACTCGATGGCACGTATTATCCGCTTGTCCGAGAAAATCGGTCAAGAATTGTGCGGCTTTAGTCGCCCCCATGAAAAAGGCCCGCGCGAGGCGGGCCCATGCAACGACTGGCCGCTTACGGCAGCAGGCCGGCGTGGGACAGGCCCATGCGCTCGTCGAGCCCGAACAGGATGTTGAGGTTCTGCACTGCCTGGCCCGACGCGCCCTTGACCAGATTGTCGATTACCGACAGCACCACCACCAGGTCACCGCCCTGAGGCCGGTGCACGGCGATGCGGCAGACGTTGGCACCGCGCACGCTGCGGGTTTCCGGATGGCTGCCGGCCGGCATCACGTCGACGAACGGTTCATTGGCGTAGCGTTTCTCGAACAGTGCCTGCAGGTCGACCGAGGTATCGGCGACCGTCGCGTACAGGGTGGCATGGATGCCGCGGATCATCGGGGTCAGGTGCGGCACGAAGGTCAGGCCAATGTCCTTGCCTGCCGCCTGGCGCAGGCCCTGGCTGATCTCCGGAAGGTGACGGTGGCCCTTGACCGCGTAGGCCTTCATGCTCTCCCCGGCCTCGCAGAACAGCGAACCTACAGCGGCGCCACGACCGGCTCCACTGACGCCCGACTTGCAGTCGGCGATCAGCCGCGACGGGTCGGCCAGACCGGCTTCCAGCAGCGGCAGCAAGCCCAGCTGGGTGGCGGTCGGGTAGCAACCCGGCACGGCGATCAGGCGCGCCTGGCGGATCTTCTCGCGGTTCACCTCGGGCAGGCCGTAGACGGCGTCCTTGAGAAGCTCAGGGGCGCCATGGGGCTGGCCGTACCACTTGCCCCATTCGGCGGCGTCCTGCAGGCGGAAGTCGGCGGAAAGGTCGATGACCTTGGTGCCGGCCGCCAGCAGCTCGCCGGCCAGGGCGTGGGCAACGCCGTGGGGCGTGGCGAAGAACACCACGTCGCAGGCCGCCAGGGCCTTGCTGTCCGGCACGCTGAACGCCAGGCCGTCGTAGTGGCCGCGCAGGTTCGGGTACATGTCGGCAACCGCCACGCCCGCCTCGGATCGCGAAGTGATGACCGCCACTTCGGCCTGTGGGTGCTGCGCTAGCAGACGCAGCAGTTCGACACCGGTGTAACCCGTGCCGCCGACGATACCGACCTTGATCATGACGCTTGCCCCTTATCAACGAGACCACTGGAAAGCGCACGATAATAGGGGCCAAGGGCGCCTGTAACAACTCTTGGGATGACCCTTCGGGCCCTTGGCCTCTACTATCTGACGACCGTGAAAACCTGAAGGAACTCCCCATGCTCTATCTATGGATCAAGGCGCTGCATATCGTCAGTGTGGTCTGCTGGTTCGCCGGCCTGTTCTACCTGCCACGCCTGTTCGTCTATCACGCCCAGAGCCAGGACAGCATCAGCCTCGAGCGCTTCATCACCATGGAGCGCAAGCTGTACCGGGGCATCATGAACCCGGCGATGATCGCCACCTACGTGTTCGGCGGCTGGATGCTGTACTTGAATCCCGGCTGGCTGAGCCAGGGCTGGCTGCATGCCAAGCTCACCCTGGTGGCCCTGCTCACTGTCTACCATCACATGTGCGGCGCCCAGCGCAAACGCTTCGCCGCCGGCACCAACACCCGCAGCCATGTGTACTACCGCTGGTTCAACGAAGCACCGGTGCTGATGTTGCTGGGCGTCGTAATTCTCGTGGTGGTCAAGCCGTTCTGACGATATCAACCCGCCTACAGGAGTTTCGCCATGTCCCTGCCCGCCTCGCTCGAACACTGTTTGCGCTTGCCCCTGGTGGCGGCGCCTATGTTCCTGATCTCCAATCCCCGGCTGGTGCTCGCCTGCTGCGCCAATGGCGTGGTGGGCAGCTTCCCGGCCCTGAACCAGCGTGACAGCGCAGGGTTCAAGGCCTGGCTGGATGAGATCGAGGCCGGGCTGGCCAAGCTGCAGGCGCCCGCACCCTACGCGGTCAATTTGATCGTGCACCCGACCAATCCGCGCCTGCAGGCCGATCTGGCCCTGTGCGTGGAACATCGGGTGCCCATCGTCATCACCAGCCTCGGCGCGGTGAAGGAGGTGGTCGATGCAGTGCACAGCTATGGTGGCCTGGTGTTCCATGACGTGACCACCCGTCGTCACGCCGAGAAGGCCGCCGAGGCCGGTGTCGACGGGCTGATCGCCGTGGCGGCGGGTGCCGGCGGCCATGCAGGGACCTGGAGTCCGTTCGCCCTGGTCGCGGAGATCCGACAGTTCTTCGACAAGACCCTGCTGCTGGCCGGCTGCCTGAACCATGGCCATGAACTGCTGGCCGCGCAATTGCTGGGGGCCGACCTCGGCTACATGGGCACCCGCTTCATCGC
This window of the Pseudomonas mosselii genome carries:
- the tyrS gene encoding tyrosine--tRNA ligase translates to MKSVEEQLALIKRGAEEVLVESELVEKLKRGQPLRIKAGFDPTAPDLHLGHTVLINKLRQFQELGHQVIFLIGDFTGMIGDPSGKSATRPPLTREQVLDNAETYKQQVFKILDPAKTEVAFNSTWMDKLTPADFIRLASQYTVARMLERDDFDKRYTTNQPIAIHEFLYPLVQGYDSVALQADVELGGTDQKFNLLMGRELQRAYGQEAQNIVTMPLLEGLDGVKKMSKSLGNYVGIQEAPGVMYSKLVSIPDTLMWRYFELLSFRSMEEIDQFRADVENGANPRDIKIKLAEEIVARFHGEEAAANAHRAAGNRMKEGELPEDLPEIEVVAAEDLPIAAVLNRAGLVKNSAQARDLLGAGAVKVDGAVVDRDFMFVIGATHVCQAGKKAFARVSLKAE
- a CDS encoding peptidoglycan DD-metalloendopeptidase family protein, whose product is MTNETPKAPPLYPKSHLLAASGIAALLSLALLVFPSSEVEAKKTTLSLELESPAEQLKDESRSTPLVEAGQSSDSPFAQIDGAEPETAKAEPAPASKPEEKTPGHREVVVSRGDTLSTLFNKVGLPANVVHDVLASSKQAKQFSQLKHGQVLQFELDKDGQLTSLHSKVSNLETIRLNKTDKGFAFEREISKPVVRTAYAHGVIKSSLSASAQRAGLSHSMTMDMARILGYDIDFAQDIRPGDEFDVVYEQKMMDGKVVGTGNILSARFTNRGKTYTAVRYTNKQGNTNYYTADGNSLRKAFIRTPVDFARISSRFSAGRKHPILNKIRAHKGVDYAAPRGTPIKAAGDGRIELAGRRGGYGNTVIIAHGNSYKTLYGHMQGFAKGIKTGSSVKQGQIIGYIGTTGLSTGPHLHYEFQVNGVHVDPLSQKVPMADPIAKAERQRFNQQSQPLIARMDQEKATLLAANKR
- a CDS encoding anhydro-N-acetylmuramic acid kinase, encoding MALYLGVMSGTSLDGLDIALIEQDEQLRLLATHYIPMPVDLRQDLLGLCASGPDEIARAALAENRWATLAAQGINHLLAAEGLAPDAIRAIGSHGQTVRHEPARGFTVQIGNPALLAELTGICVVGDFRRRDVAAGGQGAPLVPAFHEALFSHLGQRLAILNVGGFSNLSLIEHDQPVHGFDCGPGNVLLDAWIERKQGQAFDADGAWAASGSVRQDLLSALLSDPFFAGSGPKSTGREVFNLPWLDAHLARLPAYRDEDVQATLLELTARSIIDSLRQAQDDTEALLVCGGGARNGALMARLATLLPAAEVASTAAHGVDPDWVEAMAFAWLAHCCLENIPANRPSVTAARGLRILGAIYPA
- the erpA gene encoding iron-sulfur cluster insertion protein ErpA, whose product is MSVETFTPTALEFTPGAAHKVKTLVSEEGNDRLKLRVFVTGGGCSGFQYGFTFDEEVADDDTIVEREGVALVVDPMSFQYLAGAEVDYQEGLEGSRFVIKNPNATTTCGCGSSFSI
- the argC gene encoding N-acetyl-gamma-glutamyl-phosphate reductase, whose product is MIKVGIVGGTGYTGVELLRLLAQHPQAEVAVITSRSEAGVAVADMYPNLRGHYDGLAFSVPDSKALAACDVVFFATPHGVAHALAGELLAAGTKVIDLSADFRLQDAAEWGKWYGQPHGAPELLKDAVYGLPEVNREKIRQARLIAVPGCYPTATQLGLLPLLEAGLADPSRLIADCKSGVSGAGRGAAVGSLFCEAGESMKAYAVKGHRHLPEISQGLRQAAGKDIGLTFVPHLTPMIRGIHATLYATVADTSVDLQALFEKRYANEPFVDVMPAGSHPETRSVRGANVCRIAVHRPQGGDLVVVLSVIDNLVKGASGQAVQNLNILFGLDERMGLSHAGLLP
- the hemJ gene encoding protoporphyrinogen oxidase HemJ → MLYLWIKALHIVSVVCWFAGLFYLPRLFVYHAQSQDSISLERFITMERKLYRGIMNPAMIATYVFGGWMLYLNPGWLSQGWLHAKLTLVALLTVYHHMCGAQRKRFAAGTNTRSHVYYRWFNEAPVLMLLGVVILVVVKPF
- a CDS encoding NAD(P)H-dependent flavin oxidoreductase translates to MSLPASLEHCLRLPLVAAPMFLISNPRLVLACCANGVVGSFPALNQRDSAGFKAWLDEIEAGLAKLQAPAPYAVNLIVHPTNPRLQADLALCVEHRVPIVITSLGAVKEVVDAVHSYGGLVFHDVTTRRHAEKAAEAGVDGLIAVAAGAGGHAGTWSPFALVAEIRQFFDKTLLLAGCLNHGHELLAAQLLGADLGYMGTRFIATHESQAQDAYKQMILGAGAADIVHTPAVSGIPASFLRQSLEQAGYDLAALKSGHDAGKLKPLDDEAKAWKTVWSAGQGVGEIHDLPSVGELIGRLQDEYRAALARSQQLRSNAL